From a single Mesorhizobium shangrilense genomic region:
- the msrA gene encoding peptide-methionine (S)-S-oxide reductase MsrA — translation MATSTERAVLAGGCFWGMQDLIRRYPGVISTRVGYSGGDVPNATYRNHGTHAEAIEIIFDPNRISYRTLLESFFQIHDPTTRNRQGNDVGMSYRSAIYYTSDEQKRVAEDTIADVDASGLWPGRVVTEVTPAGAFWEAEPEHQDYLEKYPNGYTCHFARPGWKLPVREKAVS, via the coding sequence ATGGCGACTTCGACCGAACGCGCGGTTCTTGCCGGCGGCTGTTTCTGGGGCATGCAGGATTTGATACGACGCTACCCCGGCGTCATTTCCACCCGGGTCGGCTACAGCGGTGGTGATGTGCCCAATGCCACCTACCGCAACCACGGTACTCATGCCGAAGCCATCGAGATCATCTTCGATCCGAACCGGATCAGCTATCGCACGCTGCTGGAATCCTTCTTCCAGATCCACGATCCGACGACGCGCAATCGTCAAGGCAACGATGTCGGAATGAGCTATCGCTCGGCGATATACTACACCAGCGACGAGCAGAAGCGCGTTGCCGAGGACACGATTGCCGATGTCGACGCGTCGGGCCTGTGGCCGGGCAGGGTCGTCACCGAAGTCACGCCAGCTGGCGCCTTCTGGGAGGCGGAGCCGGAGCACCAGGATTATCTGGAGAAATATCCCAATGGCTATACCTGCCATTTCGCCAGACCGGGCTGGAAGCTGCCGGTTAGGGAGAAGGCGGTTTCGTAA
- a CDS encoding DUF2127 domain-containing protein: protein MNEHRIHQIFQISVLLKGAHALVECVGGLVLALVSTSTIVSLVNRLTQEELIEDPHDFIASHLMSMASNFSVSTQHFYAFYLLSHGLVKIALVAGLLRNKLWAYPASLVILSLFIAYQVYRFSYTHSAGLVVLTVFDLIVMVLIWHEYRLVQKHGTAAQ, encoded by the coding sequence ATGAACGAACACCGTATCCACCAGATTTTCCAGATCAGCGTGCTGCTCAAGGGCGCGCATGCGCTCGTCGAGTGCGTCGGCGGCCTCGTGCTTGCCCTCGTCAGCACAAGCACTATCGTTTCCCTGGTCAACAGGCTGACACAGGAAGAACTGATCGAGGATCCCCATGATTTCATTGCCAGCCACTTGATGAGCATGGCGAGCAATTTCTCGGTCAGCACGCAGCATTTCTACGCGTTCTATCTACTAAGCCACGGACTGGTGAAAATTGCCCTGGTGGCAGGTTTGCTCAGGAACAAACTGTGGGCGTACCCGGCGTCTCTCGTCATCTTGTCGCTGTTCATCGCCTACCAGGTCTACCGCTTCAGCTACACCCACTCGGCCGGCCTCGTCGTACTCACCGTGTTCGATCTGATCGTCATGGTGCTGATCTGGCATGAATACCGCCTTGTCCAGAAACACGGCACAGCCGCACAGTAG
- a CDS encoding YkoF family thiamine/hydroxymethylpyrimidine-binding protein, giving the protein MFSGAQISLYPMTDDFVGVILGALGALDPYRDKLRIETDDISTLLVGPPEVLFPAMRDLFVAAAASGKHCVLSAAISRGCPGEPDDPICRSDAVGGPVGPLSLRKDAAIAAVREADVTGQPVAVQFSLYVMGTGDHMDEIYGCIDFLKQSGVFDRSKHFCSRLRGDAGAVFSTLNEAFCRFGPGAGHVTLDVTVSANSPTAI; this is encoded by the coding sequence ATGTTTTCAGGCGCACAGATTTCACTATATCCCATGACCGACGATTTCGTCGGTGTCATCCTTGGCGCATTAGGCGCTCTCGATCCCTACCGTGACAAGCTCAGGATCGAGACCGACGACATCTCGACTTTGCTGGTCGGGCCGCCCGAAGTGCTGTTTCCTGCCATGCGCGACTTGTTCGTGGCGGCGGCGGCCAGCGGCAAGCATTGCGTGCTTTCGGCGGCCATTTCGCGCGGCTGCCCCGGCGAGCCCGACGATCCGATCTGCCGTTCCGACGCCGTCGGCGGGCCGGTCGGACCACTCAGCCTGCGCAAGGATGCGGCCATCGCAGCGGTGCGGGAAGCGGATGTCACCGGCCAGCCGGTGGCGGTGCAGTTCTCGCTTTATGTGATGGGCACCGGCGACCACATGGACGAAATCTACGGCTGCATCGACTTCCTCAAGCAGTCGGGCGTCTTCGACCGTTCCAAGCATTTCTGCAGCAGATTGCGCGGCGACGCTGGTGCAGTGTTCTCGACGCTGAACGAGGCCTTCTGCCGGTTCGGACCGGGCGCCGGCCACGTAACCCTCGACGTCACGGTCTCTGCCAACAGCCCAACCGCCATCTGA
- a CDS encoding ABC transporter permease produces the protein MAKALPAVVSVGALLVAWELYARFSGIKPTTLPAPSRVFEQALLNRDALLENTIPTVRATLLGFACSLSTAFVLSMLIDFYRPLRRALFPVFIVSQTLPLVAIAPLVVLWFGFGLAPKILLVALVTFFPMLVALVQGYEATEIEIGQMLKSMGAGRWRIFLSARLPSALPYFFAGLKISITYAVVGAIFAEYAGAAKGLGIYMLSAKNNFRPDLVLAAVAVSAVLTLILFGLTALVQRLAMPWEGAGEEHRQHAGEGAS, from the coding sequence ATCGCCAAGGCCTTGCCGGCCGTCGTTTCGGTCGGTGCGCTGTTGGTGGCGTGGGAACTCTACGCCCGCTTCTCCGGCATCAAGCCGACGACGCTGCCGGCACCCTCGCGTGTCTTCGAACAGGCGCTGCTGAACCGAGATGCGCTGCTTGAAAACACCATTCCCACCGTCCGCGCCACGCTGCTTGGCTTTGCCTGTTCGCTGAGCACCGCTTTCGTTCTGTCAATGCTCATCGATTTCTATCGTCCGCTGCGACGGGCGCTGTTTCCGGTCTTCATCGTCAGCCAGACCTTGCCGCTGGTCGCCATCGCACCGCTGGTCGTGCTGTGGTTCGGCTTCGGCCTCGCGCCCAAGATCCTGCTGGTGGCGCTGGTCACCTTCTTTCCGATGCTGGTGGCCCTGGTGCAGGGCTATGAGGCGACCGAAATCGAGATCGGCCAGATGCTCAAGTCCATGGGGGCAGGGCGCTGGCGGATTTTTCTCTCGGCCCGGCTGCCCTCGGCGCTGCCCTATTTTTTCGCGGGCTTGAAGATCTCCATCACCTATGCGGTGGTCGGCGCGATCTTCGCCGAATATGCCGGCGCGGCGAAGGGGCTGGGCATCTACATGCTGTCGGCCAAGAACAATTTCCGCCCCGATCTGGTGCTGGCCGCGGTCGCGGTGAGCGCTGTGCTGACGCTGATCCTGTTCGGGCTGACGGCGCTCGTCCAGCGCCTCGCCATGCCCTGGGAGGGGGCAGGCGAGGAGCACAGGCAGCATGCCGGGGAGGGGGCGTCATGA
- a CDS encoding ABC transporter ATP-binding protein produces MTRLELRNVSKRFGNLDVLADVSLNVAAGEFVSILGPSGAGKSTIFQLLTGGLNGASGELLFDGAPLDDHGRHFAFMPQRDALMPWRRIIDNTTLGLEVQGVGRKAARARVEPLFAEFGLAGFERHYPAQLSGGMRQRAALLRTVVQQRDMLLLDEPFGALDALTRTSMQRWLEQMWRHHRWTALLITHDVREAVFLSDRIYVLSARPARIVSEIKVPLPRPRDFNDEMARQAGALEAEILDIILNPRTAQRT; encoded by the coding sequence ATGACCCGGCTCGAACTGCGCAACGTCAGCAAGCGCTTCGGCAACCTCGATGTGCTGGCCGATGTCTCGCTCAACGTGGCGGCCGGCGAATTCGTCTCGATCCTCGGCCCGTCCGGCGCCGGCAAATCGACGATCTTCCAGTTGCTGACCGGTGGGCTGAACGGCGCGAGCGGAGAGCTGCTGTTCGACGGTGCACCGCTTGATGACCATGGCCGTCACTTCGCCTTCATGCCGCAGCGTGACGCGTTGATGCCGTGGCGCCGCATCATCGACAACACGACGCTCGGCCTCGAGGTGCAAGGCGTCGGCCGCAAGGCGGCCCGCGCTCGTGTCGAGCCGCTGTTTGCCGAATTCGGGCTGGCTGGTTTCGAACGGCACTATCCGGCACAGCTTTCGGGCGGTATGCGACAGCGCGCGGCACTGCTGCGCACGGTTGTGCAGCAGCGCGACATGCTGCTGCTCGACGAGCCCTTCGGCGCGCTGGACGCCCTCACCAGAACGAGCATGCAGCGCTGGCTGGAACAGATGTGGCGGCATCATCGCTGGACGGCGCTGCTCATCACCCACGATGTTCGCGAAGCGGTGTTCCTGTCCGATCGCATCTACGTACTGTCGGCGCGGCCGGCCCGCATTGTCAGCGAGATCAAGGTGCCGCTGCCGCGCCCGCGCGATTTCAACGACGAGATGGCCCGCCAGGCCGGCGCGCTCGAAGCCGAAATCCTCGACATCATTCTCAACCCACGGACCGCTCAAAGGACATGA
- a CDS encoding ABC transporter substrate-binding protein — MTDFSRRQALLLTLAAGLAGTSRSFAQSSASSAQKVTVALDWTVNTNHIGLFVAREKGFYTEAGLQADILPYGDTGSGTLISNRIADFGISGALGLFTQKAAGADLKAVYAVVQHETGRVVFNAARSEIKSPKDLDGLIYGGFGSGWENALISTIIRHDGGEGTFQTVTLGTSAYEALANGSVDFTLEVSTWEGVDAELRGMKQHSFRYADYGVPDEHTTFIASSDAYLAANPKIASAFVQATRRGYQFAVDHPDEAAALLISANKDALTNPTLIQASLKALIDGHYLRGESGIIGTIDKAKIDAMGAYLFSSGILRDADGNALKQKPDFSGYFSNVYLG, encoded by the coding sequence ATGACTGATTTCTCGCGCCGACAGGCCCTGCTGCTGACACTCGCCGCCGGCCTTGCCGGCACTTCCCGTTCCTTCGCGCAGTCATCGGCGTCGTCCGCGCAAAAGGTCACTGTCGCACTCGACTGGACGGTCAACACCAACCACATCGGCCTGTTCGTCGCCCGCGAGAAAGGCTTTTACACCGAGGCTGGCCTGCAGGCCGACATCCTGCCTTATGGCGACACCGGCTCGGGTACCTTGATCAGCAATCGCATCGCCGATTTCGGTATCAGCGGCGCGCTGGGCCTGTTCACCCAGAAAGCCGCGGGCGCCGACCTGAAAGCCGTCTATGCCGTTGTGCAGCACGAGACGGGCCGGGTGGTGTTCAATGCCGCGCGCAGCGAGATCAAAAGCCCGAAAGACCTCGACGGCCTCATCTATGGCGGCTTCGGCAGCGGCTGGGAGAATGCGCTGATCTCGACCATCATCCGTCACGATGGCGGCGAGGGCACATTCCAGACTGTGACGCTCGGGACCTCGGCCTATGAAGCTTTGGCCAACGGCTCGGTCGATTTCACGCTGGAAGTGTCGACCTGGGAAGGCGTCGACGCCGAGCTGCGGGGCATGAAACAGCACAGCTTCCGCTACGCAGACTATGGCGTTCCCGACGAGCACACCACCTTCATCGCCTCCAGCGACGCCTATCTGGCGGCAAACCCGAAGATCGCTTCTGCCTTCGTCCAAGCAACGCGTCGCGGCTATCAGTTTGCCGTCGACCATCCCGATGAGGCGGCTGCCCTCTTGATTTCAGCCAACAAGGACGCGCTGACCAATCCCACCCTGATCCAGGCGTCGTTGAAGGCGCTCATCGATGGACACTATCTGCGCGGCGAAAGCGGCATCATCGGCACGATCGACAAGGCCAAGATCGATGCGATGGGGGCGTATCTGTTTTCCTCCGGAATCCTGCGCGATGCCGATGGCAACGCGCTGAAGCAAAAGCCTGACTTTTCTGGCTATTTCAGCAACGTGTATCTGGGGTAG